The proteins below come from a single Alkalispirillum mobile genomic window:
- a CDS encoding ABC transporter permease — protein sequence MHLLRRAGLRYLLGHRWQVALAVLGITLGVAVVTAVDLANRSALQAFQLSADALTGEATHSITAGSEGFDEALYPWLRVEQGERRASPVVEGYAEDLDQAARVWRMLGVDAFAESEVRPGLGGIAGQADLALFMGRDDHVLMLEDAAAELDLQPGDRLRLRVQGRERAVVLGGTLATARPVDRQGLHDVLIMDIAAAQALLGRTGRLDRIDLVLPDEGRAATLAEDLPDGVQLRPAEARSSALLDMSRAFRLNLTAFSLLALLVGAFLIYNAMTFAVVQRRALFGRLRALGVDRVQILRLVLLEAAVVGLVGSVLGLVVGWLLAQGLVGLVTRTINDLYFVVQVRGVALSPHNLALGLALGMGATLVAALLPANEAARSPPRATLSRADLEGRSRARAPRLAGAGVGAILLGSALLLVSPALLVAFVGIFLLLMGAALMVPWLVLRSSLALARPAGALFGLPGRMAARGLSAGLSRSAVAVAALMIAISTVVGVGVMVDSFRGTFERWLDASLAADVYIAAPSVTGEASPPLAPGLPEAFAGVEGVERITTGRYLRLARGGEDWRLRAYDLGRDRADGFMFREGDPALWARLREEDAVLVTEPFQSRHGVGTGDSLTLPTPAGERSFTVVGVTYDYTTSEGAVIMAAERYRSIWEDETVNSVAVHAAAGTDTAELVARLRSAAGEAQALRYRPSAEIRQISLDVFDRTFTITHVLRLLATGVAVVGVLGALLALALERSREMAVLRAMGCSVQQVRRLILGQSLFAGGLSGLLALPLGLALAVALTQTINQRAFGWSLGVHVDPLLLLQAVALAVLAALLAGWYPARRMAATPPGDALREEVE from the coding sequence ATGCACCTGCTCCGGCGTGCGGGTCTCCGCTACCTGCTCGGTCATCGTTGGCAGGTCGCCCTGGCAGTCCTGGGGATTACCCTCGGTGTGGCCGTGGTGACGGCGGTGGACCTGGCCAACCGCAGCGCCCTGCAGGCCTTCCAGCTTTCTGCCGACGCCCTCACCGGGGAGGCAACGCACAGCATCACGGCGGGAAGCGAGGGCTTCGACGAGGCCCTCTACCCCTGGCTGCGGGTGGAGCAGGGCGAGCGGCGCGCCAGCCCGGTAGTGGAGGGGTACGCGGAGGATCTCGACCAGGCTGCGCGTGTCTGGCGCATGCTCGGCGTGGACGCTTTCGCCGAGTCCGAGGTGCGCCCGGGGCTGGGGGGTATCGCCGGGCAGGCCGATCTCGCGCTGTTCATGGGCCGCGACGACCACGTGTTGATGCTGGAGGATGCGGCTGCCGAGCTGGACCTGCAGCCGGGAGACCGGTTGCGCTTGCGCGTTCAGGGCCGGGAACGGGCAGTAGTGCTCGGCGGCACCCTGGCCACGGCCCGACCCGTTGACCGGCAGGGGCTGCACGATGTGCTGATCATGGACATCGCCGCCGCGCAGGCGCTGCTCGGCCGGACGGGGCGCCTGGACCGTATCGACCTGGTCCTGCCCGATGAGGGGCGGGCGGCGACGCTGGCGGAGGACCTGCCCGACGGCGTGCAGCTGCGCCCGGCCGAGGCCCGGTCCAGCGCCCTGCTGGATATGAGCCGCGCCTTTCGTCTCAATCTGACCGCCTTCAGCCTGCTGGCGCTCCTCGTCGGGGCCTTCCTGATCTATAACGCCATGACCTTCGCTGTCGTGCAGCGGCGGGCGCTGTTCGGTCGGCTGCGCGCCCTCGGAGTGGATCGGGTGCAGATCCTCCGCCTGGTGCTGCTGGAGGCGGCTGTCGTTGGGCTTGTCGGGAGCGTGCTGGGGCTGGTCGTGGGGTGGTTGCTCGCCCAGGGGCTGGTGGGTCTGGTCACGCGCACCATCAACGATCTCTATTTCGTAGTGCAGGTCCGCGGCGTGGCGCTCTCCCCGCATAACCTGGCTTTGGGGCTGGCGCTGGGGATGGGCGCGACGCTGGTGGCGGCCCTTTTGCCCGCCAACGAGGCAGCCCGGTCACCGCCGCGGGCGACCCTGAGCCGGGCCGACCTGGAAGGCCGCAGCCGGGCCCGGGCCCCGCGCTTGGCCGGCGCCGGGGTCGGCGCAATCCTCCTGGGCAGCGCGCTGCTCCTGGTCAGTCCGGCGTTACTGGTTGCCTTTGTCGGAATTTTCCTGCTCCTGATGGGGGCGGCCCTGATGGTGCCCTGGTTGGTGTTGCGCAGTTCCCTCGCGTTGGCGCGTCCGGCCGGTGCACTGTTCGGCCTGCCCGGGCGCATGGCGGCGCGCGGCCTGTCGGCCGGGCTCTCCCGCAGTGCGGTGGCCGTGGCGGCGCTGATGATCGCGATCAGCACGGTGGTCGGCGTCGGCGTGATGGTGGATAGCTTCCGGGGCACCTTCGAACGGTGGCTGGATGCTAGTCTCGCCGCCGATGTCTACATCGCGGCCCCCAGCGTCACCGGCGAGGCGTCACCCCCGCTGGCGCCCGGTCTGCCGGAGGCGTTCGCTGGCGTCGAGGGCGTTGAGCGCATTACCACCGGGCGCTACCTGCGCCTGGCCCGGGGCGGGGAGGATTGGCGTCTGCGCGCCTACGACCTCGGGCGGGACCGGGCGGATGGCTTCATGTTCCGCGAAGGTGACCCGGCCCTGTGGGCGCGCCTTCGCGAGGAGGACGCCGTGCTGGTCACCGAGCCCTTTCAGTCCCGCCACGGGGTCGGCACGGGGGACTCGCTGACCCTGCCCACGCCGGCCGGGGAGCGCTCGTTCACCGTGGTCGGTGTCACCTACGATTACACCACCAGCGAGGGGGCCGTGATCATGGCTGCCGAGCGCTACCGGTCGATCTGGGAGGATGAAACGGTGAACAGCGTGGCCGTACACGCCGCTGCCGGCACCGACACCGCGGAGCTAGTGGCGCGCCTGCGGTCAGCGGCCGGCGAGGCGCAGGCGTTGCGCTACCGGCCCAGTGCGGAGATCCGGCAGATCTCGCTGGATGTCTTCGACCGCACCTTCACCATCACCCACGTGCTGCGCCTGCTGGCCACGGGGGTGGCCGTGGTGGGGGTGCTGGGCGCCCTGCTGGCCCTGGCCCTGGAGCGGTCGCGGGAAATGGCCGTGTTGCGGGCCATGGGGTGCTCGGTACAACAGGTCCGTCGGCTGATCCTCGGTCAATCGCTGTTTGCGGGCGGGTTGTCTGGCCTGTTGGCGCTACCGTTGGGCCTGGCCCTGGCGGTGGCGCTGACCCAGACCATCAACCAGCGCGCGTTCGGCTGGAGCCTCGGTGTCCACGTGGACCCCCTGCTGCTCCTGCAGGCGGTCGCGCTGGCGGTGCTGGCGGCCCTGTTGGCGGGGTGGTACCCGGCCCGGCGCATGGCCGCCACCCCGCCGGGCGACGCACTGCGCGAGGAGGTGGAGTGA
- the glpK gene encoding glycerol kinase GlpK yields MQAILALDQGTTSSRAIVYDSHGGVLGAAQQGFEQHFPQPGWVEHDPGEIWQSQLAVAIQAVERAGLSRGDISALGLTNQRETTLLWDRQTGEPLHRAIVWQDRRTARLCEELRRDGQERLFRERTGLLLDPYFSGTKLRWLLDNIPGARRRAEAGELAFGTVDSWLIWQLTAGRLHVTDASNASRTLLCNIHEVEWDPELLAALDIPAAVLPEIIDSSGVCGTTACEGLPHGIPIAGVAGDQQAALYGQGCQEAGLAKCTYGTGAFLLMHTGDKPIPSANRLLTTVAWRIDGRTDYALEGSVFIAGAVVQWLRDGLGLIRSSDEIEALARQVPDTGGVYLVPAFAGLGAPHWDPDARGILVGMTRGTERPHIARAALESVAFQATEVIGAMEIDAGMAVKQLRVDGGASTNNLLMQFQADLLGAPVARPADTEATAAGAAALAARGVGLNGSSPARDEHLTRFDPQLSRYEVEQRMGVWHRAVARAGGWAREED; encoded by the coding sequence ATGCAGGCAATACTGGCCCTGGACCAGGGCACCACCAGTTCCCGTGCAATCGTCTACGACAGCCATGGCGGCGTGCTGGGCGCCGCCCAACAGGGCTTTGAGCAGCACTTCCCGCAACCGGGCTGGGTGGAACACGACCCCGGGGAGATCTGGCAGAGCCAGCTCGCGGTGGCCATTCAGGCGGTGGAGCGGGCCGGCCTCAGCCGCGGCGATATCAGCGCGCTGGGCCTGACCAACCAGCGGGAAACCACCCTGCTCTGGGACCGGCAGACCGGCGAGCCGCTGCACCGCGCCATTGTCTGGCAGGACCGGCGCACCGCGCGCCTGTGCGAGGAACTGCGCCGGGACGGCCAGGAGCGACTGTTCCGCGAACGCACCGGGTTGCTGCTCGACCCCTACTTCTCCGGCACCAAACTCCGTTGGCTACTGGACAACATCCCCGGGGCGCGCCGCCGGGCCGAAGCCGGCGAACTGGCCTTCGGCACTGTCGATAGCTGGCTGATCTGGCAACTGACCGCCGGCCGCCTGCACGTCACCGATGCCAGCAACGCCTCGCGCACCCTGCTGTGCAACATCCATGAGGTGGAATGGGACCCAGAACTCCTGGCCGCGCTGGACATCCCGGCAGCGGTGCTGCCGGAGATCATCGACTCCTCCGGTGTCTGCGGGACCACTGCCTGCGAGGGGCTGCCCCACGGCATCCCGATCGCCGGGGTAGCAGGTGATCAGCAGGCCGCCCTCTACGGGCAGGGCTGCCAGGAGGCTGGCCTGGCCAAGTGCACCTACGGGACCGGCGCCTTTCTGCTCATGCACACCGGCGACAAACCCATACCCTCGGCCAACCGCCTGCTCACCACCGTGGCGTGGCGCATCGACGGGCGCACTGACTACGCCCTGGAAGGCAGCGTCTTCATCGCCGGTGCCGTGGTGCAGTGGTTGCGCGACGGCCTCGGCCTGATCCGCTCCTCCGACGAGATCGAGGCCCTGGCCCGCCAGGTACCGGATACCGGGGGCGTTTACCTGGTCCCGGCCTTCGCAGGGCTCGGTGCGCCCCATTGGGATCCGGACGCGCGCGGCATACTGGTGGGCATGACCCGCGGCACCGAACGCCCGCACATCGCGCGGGCCGCGTTGGAAAGCGTTGCATTCCAGGCCACGGAGGTGATCGGCGCCATGGAGATAGACGCCGGCATGGCCGTAAAACAGCTGCGGGTAGATGGTGGTGCCAGCACGAACAACCTGCTTATGCAGTTCCAGGCGGACCTGTTGGGCGCGCCGGTGGCACGGCCAGCCGACACCGAGGCCACCGCCGCCGGCGCTGCCGCGCTGGCTGCCCGCGGGGTCGGCCTGAACGGTTCCTCACCGGCCCGGGACGAGCACCTTACGCGCTTCGACCCACAGCTCTCCCGTTACGAAGTGGAGCAGCGGATGGGCGTCTGGCACCGGGCCGTAGCCCGGGCCGGAGGGTGGGCGCGGGAAGAGGACTGA
- a CDS encoding ABC transporter ATP-binding protein, with protein sequence MRVSLQGLSKGYAEGGQQRVVLDGAALDVAPGEHVALIGRSGSGKSTLLNLISGMDRPDAGRVLLGDTELSSLGEGERTRFRRHHVGFVFQFFNLIPTLTVLENLLLPLELVGERHASGRARTLLEAVGLGDRADAFPERLSGGEQQRVALARALVHRPALLLADEPTGTLDAETGAQVLALLQQLVRAEGMTLITVTHSQEVAAAADRVYRLVAGQLQWVDRAEGVRV encoded by the coding sequence ATGCGCGTCAGCCTGCAGGGCCTGAGCAAAGGGTACGCGGAGGGCGGCCAGCAACGCGTCGTGCTCGACGGCGCCGCGTTGGATGTGGCGCCCGGCGAGCACGTGGCGTTGATCGGGCGCAGCGGGTCCGGCAAAAGCACGCTCCTGAACCTGATCAGCGGGATGGACCGCCCGGATGCGGGCCGTGTCCTGCTGGGCGATACCGAGCTGAGCAGCTTGGGTGAGGGTGAGCGGACCCGCTTCCGGCGCCACCATGTCGGTTTTGTTTTCCAGTTCTTCAACCTGATCCCCACGCTGACCGTCCTGGAGAACCTGCTGCTACCGCTGGAGCTGGTGGGCGAGCGCCACGCCTCCGGGAGGGCGAGGACATTGCTCGAGGCGGTGGGCCTGGGCGACCGGGCGGATGCCTTCCCGGAGCGCCTGTCCGGCGGCGAGCAGCAGCGGGTAGCCCTGGCCCGCGCCTTGGTCCACCGGCCCGCGCTGTTGCTGGCCGATGAGCCCACCGGGACCCTGGACGCCGAGACCGGCGCCCAGGTGCTCGCCCTGTTGCAGCAACTGGTTCGGGCAGAGGGCATGACGCTCATCACCGTGACCCACAGCCAGGAGGTCGCGGCGGCCGCTGACCGGGTCTACCGGCTGGTGGCGGGGCAACTGCAGTGGGTGGATCGGGCGGAAGGGGTGCGTGTCTGA
- a CDS encoding lipocalin-like domain-containing protein: MGRARFFPALLLAGAVPIAGLTGCGDREPPEDPAPMSVTGALSGEDQVAGLARVEGPEPLVFPRDHGPHPGYRHEWWYVTGHLFDGEDRHYGFQVTLFRFNVAPESTPERPSAWATDQLWMGHFAITDTQGEAFHHFERLSRGALELAGGQPDPFRIWLEDWSLAADDDSPGPFPMRVRFQQDGFGVDLRLEAEKPMVLQGDGGYSQKGPERGNASRYFSWTRLAAEGRLTLEGDERRVAGQAWKDREWGTSALGEDLAGWDWFSVQLDDGHELMFYHLRREDGGVDPISKGLWVTPAGDSRVLGLEDVDLVATDEWQSPDGQATYPGGWQLTLPEEGLALELRPVVADQELRAGVFRYWEGALAVSGERAGQPVSGHGYAELTGY; the protein is encoded by the coding sequence ATGGGGCGGGCGCGATTTTTCCCGGCATTACTGCTGGCCGGTGCCGTGCCGATCGCCGGGCTAACGGGGTGCGGCGACCGGGAGCCCCCGGAGGACCCGGCACCCATGTCAGTCACCGGCGCGCTCTCGGGCGAAGACCAGGTGGCCGGCTTGGCCCGTGTGGAGGGCCCCGAACCGCTGGTCTTTCCCCGGGACCACGGTCCCCATCCGGGGTACCGCCATGAGTGGTGGTATGTCACCGGCCACCTGTTTGACGGCGAGGATCGGCATTACGGCTTCCAGGTGACCCTATTCCGATTCAATGTCGCGCCCGAGTCGACCCCGGAGCGCCCCTCCGCCTGGGCGACCGACCAGCTGTGGATGGGCCACTTCGCCATTACCGATACCCAGGGCGAGGCGTTCCACCACTTCGAACGACTCTCCCGGGGTGCGCTGGAGCTGGCCGGCGGGCAGCCCGACCCGTTCCGCATCTGGCTGGAGGACTGGTCACTGGCAGCGGACGACGACAGCCCGGGGCCCTTCCCGATGCGGGTGCGGTTCCAGCAGGATGGTTTCGGTGTCGACCTGCGGCTGGAGGCGGAGAAGCCGATGGTGCTGCAGGGGGATGGCGGCTACAGCCAGAAGGGGCCGGAGCGGGGCAACGCGTCGCGTTACTTCTCCTGGACCCGGTTGGCGGCGGAGGGTCGCCTGACGCTGGAGGGCGATGAGCGGCGTGTGGCGGGGCAGGCCTGGAAGGACCGGGAGTGGGGCACCAGTGCCCTGGGCGAGGATCTGGCCGGCTGGGACTGGTTCTCCGTGCAACTGGATGATGGCCACGAGCTGATGTTCTACCACTTGCGCCGGGAGGACGGCGGTGTCGACCCCATCAGCAAGGGGCTATGGGTGACGCCGGCGGGCGACAGCCGGGTGCTCGGCCTGGAGGACGTGGACCTGGTAGCCACCGACGAATGGCAGAGCCCGGACGGGCAGGCGACCTACCCGGGTGGGTGGCAGCTGACGCTCCCGGAAGAGGGATTGGCGTTGGAACTGCGACCAGTGGTCGCAGACCAGGAACTCCGAGCCGGGGTCTTCCGCTACTGGGAGGGGGCGCTGGCGGTGTCCGGGGAACGGGCCGGGCAGCCGGTGAGTGGCCATGGATATGCGGAACTGACCGGATATTGA
- a CDS encoding glycerate kinase type-2 family protein encodes MDEQPEQFLRALFDTVVARVQPERALPPHLPEPPRGRTVVIGAGKGAAAMARALEGAWPGPLEGIVVTRYGHAVPCRHILVEEAGHPVPDEAGVRATAKILDWVSDLDEEDLVIALISGGGSALLVQPAPGIDLRTKQAISRQLLHSGADISEINCVRRHLSAVKGGRLAAACHPARVIGLLVSDVAGDDPAVIASGPTVGDATTCADARAVLERYAIRVPDAVDALLRSGRGETPAPGDHRLARVENRLVATPAQALEAAAARARESGVTPLVLGDAITGESREVAREQAALARQIASGQGPVAPPCVLLSGGETTVRVTGDGRGGPNAEFALAAALALEGCPGTWVLAADTDGVDGTEDNAGAWVSPATLSAAEEAGVDPQAFLARNDAYGFFAALGDLLVTGPTLTNVNDFRAILVLPETGGGGSGHA; translated from the coding sequence ATGGACGAACAACCGGAACAGTTTCTCCGCGCGCTTTTCGACACCGTCGTGGCCCGGGTCCAGCCCGAGCGGGCACTCCCGCCCCACCTCCCCGAGCCGCCCCGCGGCCGCACGGTGGTGATCGGGGCTGGCAAGGGGGCGGCTGCCATGGCGCGGGCCCTGGAGGGCGCGTGGCCCGGCCCGTTGGAGGGCATCGTCGTCACCCGTTACGGGCACGCGGTGCCCTGCCGGCATATCCTGGTGGAGGAGGCCGGCCACCCGGTGCCGGACGAAGCGGGCGTGCGCGCCACGGCAAAGATCCTCGACTGGGTATCGGACCTGGACGAGGAGGACCTGGTCATCGCGTTGATCTCCGGCGGGGGCTCGGCGCTGCTGGTGCAGCCGGCCCCTGGCATCGACCTGCGGACCAAGCAGGCCATCTCCCGGCAGCTGCTGCACAGTGGCGCGGACATCAGCGAGATCAACTGCGTGCGGCGCCACCTCTCGGCCGTGAAGGGGGGGCGCCTGGCGGCGGCCTGTCATCCGGCGCGGGTCATCGGTCTGCTGGTCTCCGATGTGGCCGGTGATGACCCGGCGGTGATCGCCTCCGGGCCGACGGTCGGGGACGCTACCACCTGCGCGGACGCCCGGGCCGTGCTCGAGCGCTACGCGATACGGGTACCGGACGCGGTGGATGCCCTCCTGCGCAGTGGTCGAGGGGAGACGCCGGCGCCCGGCGATCACCGACTGGCACGTGTCGAGAACCGGCTGGTGGCGACACCGGCCCAGGCGCTGGAGGCCGCGGCGGCGCGGGCTCGTGAGTCGGGGGTCACCCCCTTGGTGCTGGGGGATGCCATCACCGGGGAGTCGCGGGAGGTGGCCCGGGAGCAGGCAGCCCTGGCCCGGCAGATTGCGTCCGGACAGGGGCCGGTGGCCCCGCCCTGTGTGCTGCTGTCCGGTGGCGAGACCACGGTGCGGGTGACCGGGGACGGGCGCGGCGGCCCCAACGCGGAGTTTGCCCTGGCGGCGGCGCTGGCATTGGAAGGTTGCCCCGGCACGTGGGTGCTGGCCGCCGACACCGATGGCGTCGACGGCACCGAAGACAATGCCGGCGCCTGGGTGAGCCCCGCAACCCTGAGCGCGGCCGAAGAGGCGGGCGTGGATCCCCAGGCCTTCCTGGCCCGGAACGATGCCTACGGTTTTTTCGCCGCACTTGGTGACTTGCTGGTCACCGGACCTACACTGACGAATGTGAATGACTTCCGCGCTATTCTGGTGCTGCCGGAGACGGGCGGCGGGGGTAGTGGGCATGCGTAG
- the thiC gene encoding phosphomethylpyrimidine synthase ThiC encodes MSQKQADRDVQNATRALNADATRPFPASRRIYLQGNRPDVRVPMREIALSPTVGSAGTEDNPPFPVYDTSGPYGDPEVEIDLVRGLPAQRAGWIEERGDTEALTGPSSEYGRARAGASETAHLRFQHVRTPRRARDGQCVTQMHYARKGIITPEMEYVAIRENQALDRLEAQGLLTARHPGQAFGANLPERYTPEFVRDEIAAGRAILPNNINHPESEPMIIGRNFRVKINANFGNSAVTSSIAEEVEKLIWSTRWGADTVMDLSTGDHIHETREWIVRNAPVPVGTVPLYQALEKVNGVPEDLTWEVFRDTLIEQAEQGVDYFTIHAGVRLPFIPMTTERTTGIVSRGGSIMAAWCLAHHRESFLYEHFEDICEIMKAYDVAFSLGDGLRPGSIADANDEAQFAELKTLGELTKIAWEHDVQVMIEGPGHVPMQLIKENMDKELEACFDAPFYTLGPLATDIAPGYDHITSAIGAAQIAWYGTAMLCYVTPKEHLGLPDRDDVREGIVTYRLAAHAADLAKGHPAAQARDNALSKARFEFRWEDQFNLGLDPERAREYHDATLPKEGHKRAHFCSMCGPKFCSMKISHDVREFARRKGLDEAEALEAGMKEQAVAFRARGSRVYLQDEEH; translated from the coding sequence ATGAGCCAGAAGCAAGCAGACCGTGACGTCCAGAACGCCACCCGGGCACTGAACGCCGACGCTACCCGCCCCTTTCCCGCCTCCCGCCGCATCTACCTGCAGGGCAACCGGCCGGACGTGCGCGTGCCCATGCGCGAGATCGCGCTCTCGCCCACCGTCGGCAGCGCAGGCACCGAGGACAACCCGCCCTTCCCGGTCTACGACACCTCCGGGCCGTACGGCGACCCCGAGGTGGAGATCGACCTGGTCCGTGGACTGCCGGCACAGCGCGCCGGCTGGATTGAGGAGCGGGGTGATACCGAGGCGCTCACCGGACCCAGCTCGGAGTACGGCCGCGCCAGGGCCGGCGCATCGGAAACGGCTCACCTCCGCTTCCAGCACGTGCGTACCCCCCGCCGGGCCCGGGATGGGCAGTGCGTCACCCAGATGCACTACGCCCGCAAGGGGATCATTACCCCGGAGATGGAGTACGTGGCCATCCGCGAAAACCAGGCACTGGACCGGCTCGAGGCGCAGGGCCTGCTGACGGCCCGCCACCCGGGCCAGGCCTTCGGGGCGAACCTGCCGGAGCGCTACACCCCGGAGTTCGTCCGTGACGAGATCGCCGCCGGGCGGGCCATACTGCCCAACAACATCAACCACCCGGAGTCCGAGCCGATGATCATCGGCCGCAACTTCCGCGTGAAGATCAACGCCAATTTCGGCAATTCCGCGGTCACCTCCTCCATCGCCGAAGAGGTGGAGAAGCTCATCTGGTCCACCCGCTGGGGCGCGGACACGGTGATGGACCTGTCCACCGGCGATCACATCCACGAGACCCGGGAGTGGATCGTGCGCAACGCCCCGGTTCCGGTGGGCACGGTGCCGCTCTACCAGGCACTGGAAAAGGTCAACGGCGTACCGGAGGACCTCACCTGGGAGGTGTTCCGCGACACGCTGATCGAGCAGGCCGAACAGGGCGTGGACTACTTCACCATCCACGCCGGCGTACGCCTGCCCTTCATCCCGATGACCACTGAGCGCACCACCGGCATCGTCTCCCGGGGCGGCTCCATCATGGCTGCCTGGTGCCTCGCCCACCACCGCGAGAGCTTCCTCTACGAGCACTTCGAGGACATCTGCGAGATCATGAAGGCCTATGACGTGGCCTTCTCGCTGGGGGACGGCTTGCGCCCCGGGTCCATCGCCGACGCCAACGACGAGGCGCAGTTCGCCGAACTGAAGACCCTGGGCGAGTTGACCAAGATTGCCTGGGAACACGACGTGCAGGTCATGATCGAGGGCCCCGGCCACGTGCCCATGCAGCTCATCAAGGAGAACATGGACAAGGAACTGGAGGCTTGCTTCGACGCCCCGTTCTACACCCTGGGCCCGCTGGCCACCGACATTGCCCCGGGCTACGACCACATCACCTCGGCCATCGGCGCGGCGCAGATCGCCTGGTACGGCACCGCCATGCTCTGCTATGTCACCCCCAAGGAGCACCTGGGCCTGCCCGACCGGGACGATGTACGCGAGGGCATCGTCACCTACCGGCTGGCCGCCCACGCCGCCGATCTGGCCAAGGGCCACCCCGCCGCCCAGGCCCGTGACAACGCCCTGTCCAAGGCGCGCTTCGAGTTCCGCTGGGAGGACCAGTTCAACCTCGGGCTGGACCCGGAGCGCGCCAGGGAGTACCACGACGCCACACTGCCCAAGGAGGGCCACAAGCGGGCCCACTTCTGCTCCATGTGCGGGCCGAAGTTCTGCTCCATGAAGATCAGTCACGATGTGCGCGAGTTCGCCCGGCGCAAAGGCCTGGACGAGGCGGAGGCACTGGAGGCTGGGATGAAGGAACAGGCGGTGGCCTTCCGGGCCCGCGGCAGCCGGGTTTACCTGCAGGATGAAGAGCACTGA
- a CDS encoding universal stress protein, giving the protein MTIKKIVYATDLSRRADRAGRRALQLATDYNAELLALSVVEADLQEESLVRLMRGSPEQVAQQLVDGTDSALAEHMEKLGVVEGGSVQSRAVLGNGYKTILSEAKAFGADLLVVGAHGHHHLRDIFLGTTAENLVRNTDRPILVVKNEPQGRYRKVLVPVDFSERSRHALEMATTSVAEDGIVQVLHVFNTAPLDRIYRTGADDETVRRIHQQAMAETQQDLSAFLANANVDLSRVESTIRVGYPPLVIEEAANALNAELLVMGTHGRKHWQDVLLGGVARRVVHQVRCDVLLSRGKN; this is encoded by the coding sequence ATGACCATTAAGAAAATCGTCTACGCCACTGATCTCTCCCGCCGGGCGGACCGAGCCGGTCGCCGCGCCCTGCAACTGGCCACCGACTACAATGCCGAACTGCTGGCGCTGAGCGTGGTCGAGGCGGACCTGCAGGAGGAAAGCCTGGTCCGCCTGATGCGAGGCAGCCCCGAGCAGGTTGCCCAGCAGCTGGTGGACGGGACCGACTCGGCCCTGGCCGAGCACATGGAAAAGCTCGGCGTGGTGGAGGGGGGCTCGGTACAGAGCCGGGCCGTATTGGGGAATGGCTACAAGACCATTCTCAGCGAGGCCAAGGCCTTCGGTGCCGACCTGCTGGTGGTCGGTGCCCACGGCCACCACCACCTGCGGGATATCTTCCTCGGCACCACGGCCGAGAATCTGGTGCGGAACACCGATCGGCCGATCCTGGTGGTCAAGAACGAGCCCCAGGGGCGCTATCGCAAGGTGCTGGTGCCGGTGGACTTCTCTGAGCGGTCACGCCATGCACTGGAGATGGCCACCACGTCGGTGGCGGAGGACGGCATTGTTCAGGTGCTGCACGTCTTCAACACCGCGCCGCTGGACCGGATCTACCGGACCGGGGCCGACGACGAGACCGTCCGCCGCATCCATCAGCAGGCCATGGCCGAGACGCAGCAGGACCTGTCGGCGTTCCTCGCCAACGCGAACGTGGACCTGAGCCGGGTGGAGTCCACCATTCGGGTGGGCTATCCGCCGTTGGTCATTGAGGAGGCGGCCAACGCCTTGAACGCGGAACTGCTGGTCATGGGCACCCATGGCCGCAAGCACTGGCAGGACGTGCTGCTTGGCGGTGTGGCGCGGCGCGTGGTGCACCAGGTGCGGTGCGACGTGTTGCTGTCCCGCGGCAAGAACTAA
- a CDS encoding IclR family transcriptional regulator: protein MARVSESSASSGDTVKSLHRGLRLLQTLAGEEAGMTLTELADHVELAPSTTHRLLNTLLRSGFVEVNETTGLWSVGVQALAVGNAFLKGHDFVSLSRPFLRKLTDGSGETSNLAVENGGHAVFLSQVECRAIVRAMARPGDRTPLTCSGVGQALLACMSPERVEELIRQHGMPCYTPKTVTTPDQLHQTLALARERGWALDDEAQALGMRCVAAPFFNAYGEAVAAISISGPTPRISDARIPVLGDLVARTAAEITRRIGGRPADGFHVPGT, encoded by the coding sequence ATGGCCAGGGTATCGGAGTCCAGCGCAAGCAGTGGTGACACGGTGAAATCCCTCCACCGGGGCCTGCGATTGCTGCAGACTCTGGCCGGGGAGGAGGCCGGCATGACCCTCACCGAACTCGCGGACCACGTTGAGCTGGCCCCCTCCACCACCCACCGCCTGCTGAACACCCTGCTGCGCAGCGGGTTCGTGGAGGTCAACGAGACCACTGGGCTCTGGAGCGTTGGGGTACAGGCGCTGGCGGTGGGCAACGCCTTTTTAAAGGGTCACGACTTCGTCAGCCTGTCCCGCCCCTTTTTGCGCAAACTGACCGACGGCTCCGGCGAAACCAGTAACCTGGCAGTGGAGAATGGCGGACACGCGGTATTCCTCTCGCAGGTGGAATGCCGAGCCATCGTCCGCGCCATGGCCAGGCCCGGCGATCGCACGCCACTGACCTGCAGCGGGGTCGGTCAGGCCCTGCTCGCGTGCATGAGCCCGGAGCGCGTGGAGGAGCTGATCCGCCAGCACGGCATGCCCTGTTACACCCCCAAAACGGTCACCACGCCGGACCAGTTGCACCAGACCCTGGCGCTGGCCCGTGAGCGCGGCTGGGCGCTGGATGACGAGGCACAGGCACTGGGGATGCGCTGTGTGGCCGCACCCTTCTTCAACGCCTACGGCGAGGCTGTGGCGGCCATCTCCATCTCCGGGCCGACCCCCCGCATCAGTGATGCCCGCATCCCCGTGCTCGGTGACCTGGTGGCCCGTACGGCCGCGGAGATCACCCGGCGTATCGGGGGCCGTCCGGCCGACGGCTTTCATGTGCCGGGGACCTGA